The sequence CCCGTCAAATAGTCGATTCATGGATGTCGagttgttgagaacgtcgaaatATCGATTCAGAAGCGAGTcgtccattttttttattgtctgaTATTCTATCTGTCGTCTCTTTTATCCACGACAGAACCAgcttcttgaaatttgttcaccaaacTTTCAATTGTCGATTCCAACGATTATTCCCTTTAAAAAACAGCACAAAAGTTGAATACTTTCTACCTCTACCGTACGACAAGTCTGGCGCAAATGACaactgtttaaataaaaaaaattttatatcgcGCAAATTTTTAGCTGtggtgttttttattatgtcaaattaaatacaaaaatttgtggaatttaaatataataaattgacACAATTCAAATGTCCCCTTGTCTTTTCGTCAAAAGCTCGAAGGAATATAGAATCAGGCCGGACTTTACCAAATTGAGAAGCAGCTTGAAATCTAAAATTTGTTCTGAAAAATCCACGTGTGCGCTGATAACGGAGTTGCGATCACACCCACCAGCTATGACCaccataaattctattaaagGCAACTTCCGCTTCAATAaggattaaaattattattaatatttcaatagCTTGCATTTTTACTAAGactttttaatttcacaatatatttttcaaccAACAAAAATTCTCTAtacaaaacgaaataattataatatttgttcTCCCGCCAAGACcatctgcttttttttttttgtttatatgtagCAAAATTCTCATTGCGTTTTAAACGTCAGACCAGTAAATTGCTTTGCTATAACACTCGCAGCGGTATTTACGGACGTATATCGATATTATTCCACCTAGAATAcacacctgtaataaattcgccttggaatACACTATTCCGAACAGCTGTTAATATTATTGTGAATAGGCAActagagaagaagaagagtgaAACGTTTatccaaaaaggaaaaaatacgtGCGTAAACACTTCACACAAAAGTTAAAGCGTCAATTCAACATTTGCttccaaaataaatttacaaaatgaccACAGCCGCACGTCCTACATTTGATCCTGCACGAGGTGGCACCGGTCGtggtgaaaaagatttaagtgCATTGTCCAAACAATATTCCAGCAGAGACTTACCAGGGCACACCAAGTTAAAATACAGGTATCTTTCATGTATATTTACTGTTATTCCAAAAATAACTATTCTTGCTCTACCCCACACAGAGAAGCTGGTCAAGGTACTGCCGAAGAGCTGCGCAACCGTGATTTTCGCAAAGAATTAGATGAGCGCGAACGCGAAGCACGTCCCACAAAAACACTCCCTTCGATTGTGCGTAAAGCAATTGAAGCCAATAATTCAACTAATAGCGGTGCAGGTGGTGCTAAACGTGCACGACTGGAACAACCAGCCGCGCCTGTAAATCTGGATGCTGACGATCCGATAGACAAAGATAGTTCGGAGGAGGACTCCGATTCGGACGATGAAGATGATACCGCTGCGTTGTTAGCagaattgaataaaatcaagCAAGAACGTATGCAAGAGGAAACGCGCAAAGAGCAAGAAAAGAAACAGGAAGAAGAACGTATTcgcatggagaatattttgtcCGGCAATCCATTGATCAATTATGCACCCGGTACAGGCGCAACTGCTAGTAAAAACCTGGGTAGTGATCTAAAAGTCAAGCGTCGTTGGGACGACGATGTGGTGTTCA comes from Anastrepha ludens isolate Willacy chromosome 3, idAnaLude1.1, whole genome shotgun sequence and encodes:
- the LOC128856460 gene encoding protein CWC15 homolog, with the translated sequence MTTAARPTFDPARGGTGRGEKDLSALSKQYSSRDLPGHTKLKYREAGQGTAEELRNRDFRKELDEREREARPTKTLPSIVRKAIEANNSTNSGAGGAKRARLEQPAAPVNLDADDPIDKDSSEEDSDSDDEDDTAALLAELNKIKQERMQEETRKEQEKKQEEERIRMENILSGNPLINYAPGTGATASKNLGSDLKVKRRWDDDVVFKNCARTEPEKKTHFINDSLRSEFHKKFMDKYIK